In Glycine max cultivar Williams 82 chromosome 15, Glycine_max_v4.0, whole genome shotgun sequence, the DNA window CTAGATGATAAAAGTAATATTATTGGTtgttaataagaaaattagcAGTTAATATTATACAGGTACATGCATAATAAATCACGTAGTAGCAGTAATTTGTActttaattacataattacaAATTTTGCGTTACTTTATtgatgttttatatattttacaaatggGAACAAAACTTAGTCcagttttgataaaattttccaAATGTACTTTTAAgctaagaaaataagaagaaaaaaaaatgaaatttttataagttaaaattaatttatatataagttattaaaggagttataaaattgatttgataatAGAAGAGAAACAGAGAGATTGtggattttaatttctttcactaataacaattaataaattcacaattaatatttgttgatagaaaaaatatatgcatGAGTTAATCtgtaaaagttttcttttataatttatataaaaaagattatcattaggtttcaatttttaataaaaaaaatgaattaaattagcCTTCAAAAGGAGAGaaattcatttttctaaaaaaaaaataatcttatgatGTATGTGTTTTAggagtaaataataaaataggtaTGTTATGTGTGTAGATGGACAAGGCCCATGTACTAAGAGAAGCTATCAATTACGTGAAACAACTACAAGAACGTGTAGAAGAGTTAGAAGAAGATATCCAGAAGAACGGTGTAGAATCAGAGATAACCATAACAAGATCTCATCTCTGCATTGATGATGGCACGAACACTGACGAATGCTATGGGCCCAATGAAGCACTTCCTGAAGTTGAAGCCAGAGTCTTAGGGAAGGAAGTGTTAATCAAAATTCACTGTGGCAAACATTATGGAATTCTGCTTGAAGTAATGTCTGAGCTCGAACGTCTTCATCTCTACATATCCGCTAGCAATGTCTTGCCTTTTGGGAATACCCTTGATATCACCATTATTGCTcaggtaattaattaaatatcaatttatgaaagaaaataaagaagctAAAATCAACCTCAAAAGTTTTCTATCCAAATTTAATTAGGATATTGCTAACTAATGTCCACAGATAGAGTACTCGATCATGaaagaattaataaaagaaatttttaattgaaaatcacATTAGAGCTCTAATTAAAATAGAAGTTCAGTTTAATTAGCTTTAAATAGAGTCTCGAGATGCACAGAAAATCACAATAGAAGTACActaataacaatattttttaaactataacTAAATGCTAATTAGCATTTTCCATTTGATTATTATCGCCCTTCAACTATAGATAAGTTTGTTGTTCAAACTTGTGTATTTTGTTACTaccatatacatatattgcagATGGGTGACAAATACAACTTGGTAGCGAAGGATCTAGTGAAAGAACTGAGACAAGTGGCTATGATGAAGTCATGTTATGTGCAACAATGATCCGGACTTGAGAATGAGAAGTTATAAAATCGTTTCTCTTTCAATAGCCTGTTTTGTTTTCGTATGTTGAGTCAATAAAAAGATAGAGACTATGTTTGCTCGGCGttagtgtgtgtatatatatgctTCATTATGATATCATATATCATACTTAGTCTTGGACGACGATAATCAAACTTGAGGCTGACCGTGTATCATGATCCAGGAGGATATAGATTTAATCTATAATTTATAACAGAAATAAAAGAGTCAACAAATTTTGATCTGCATATTTCTCCTATTTTATCCTTCAACATCATATTCTCTCAATTTCTATTTAACTTCCCCTTTGAAATACATCACAAAgctatttttgattttttttaagttttactttttcaactttcaatttctCAAAGTAGTTGATAAAAAGTATTTagcaaacatttttttcaaggcaaaaaatcatttttaaatgtttacccttatattataaattatagaaaaattccAAGAACACACTTTAATGCACTTTTTAAACAcattctattttattaattaaaatttattaaaaatgggttcatGTTATATTCAATAAACCTCACTCctgaaatttattgtttttatattctAAGTGTGTAGCGTTAAAGTTTGTGGGCTTTGGAAAAGTAATTGAAGTGATCTTGGTGTCTATATATGGAAAGCCtaactaaaaaatatcatcatttttcatGCAGAGGGCATGAGAAAATTAAGACTACTTAGACCGTGAATGAATTTTTGGGCTTGAATTTTGAGCATTTATTGAGTTATAAAATCAAAACGACATCAACACAAAAAATTCAAtgactaatttatatataaattttatgaagaCTCCACTTGGCTCATAAGACCATTCTGGAGGATCAAATAacgcttaaatatattttgtccttgtaatgtttaaattatgtttgttttattttttttaatgatatttttcattattcaaaatattatttaaagttttttaagaacgaaaaatagaaaaaacataatttataaagattaaaaccaaaataataattttgtaagaaaaaagcaaaaaaataaaacactaaattaaaagaagtaaaaatatatttaatttgcttGGAGCTAGCTAATATCTAGTAGGTACATCCCTTGCTTTCCCATGCACACGAATTCCCCAACCCCAATGGCCAATGGCTTCTTGTAAAATATAATACTACATATATAGTTGTGGTTGTACCATCTTCTTTTTGCCGGAAATTAATTAGAGAGAGTAACTCTATCAGGGAGCAGcatatcaaaaataaatataggaGGAGGCTCATCCAACACCACCAGCGGATCATTGCAATCAAAAGCTGCCTTCGCCATAGCATCAACTACACCATTCAATTATGGCCGTACCATCTTGCACATTATACCAACAATGTAAatcctttttatattatcataaaataaaataaaaaccagatatgatagatttattaactttaataattatcataaatgtcattttttttaatggcattattaaatgattaaaaaatgttagatGAAGTAATTTACTATTTTGCCCATATAAGAAGATAAATCACAGAAACCTGAATCTGGGTGGACAAATCTTATAGCGAAAAAATAAATAGCATAAAAGGTTACCTTAAAATGAATAGATAGGTTTTGGTATTGAGATTTGAAGGAACGTACGTACGTAAATCATATATAGTGGAGACCGGAAGAATGAGGCGAAAAGGCGTGGGAACGACGGCAGTGAAGAGTTGGATGGTGGTGTCGGAGACAGGACATTCGCGGCTTGAAGATGTTGGAAAACACTCCATAATGCGACGAACTGGGTTGCCGGCGCGTGACCCTAGGGTTCTCGATCCCGTCCTCTCGTACCCTTCTTCCATCCTAGGACGCGAAAGAGCCATTGTTGTCAACTTTGAACACGTCAAAGCCATCATCACTGCCTCCGAGCTCCTCCTCATCAACTCCTCCAACcctttctttctctccttcCTTCAAGATCTTCAGACCCGTCTTTCCAATCTAAATCCCTCCCATGTacgtatatttgtttgattattagactatgtttctttaatttatgaCACAATCTAAATTAGAATTTCATCtcgatataatttatttttttgtgtacaATAACAACACATAAAGTTAGAACCTAATACCTCGTACATACTACACCGATCCTAATCAGTTCTTCTCGATATAAAATCATTGGTTTTAATGTTGTGAGTGTTTAGGGTTTGAAGATGATTAATTTCCTcttacaaatattaatttgtagtAGGTGATCATCATGCATGGTTTACGGTGGTAGCTagggaaaataatatttactctAAACTTTTCATTACACATCAGATGAGCAATGACATGGATGGTGGTCACGAAGAAAAAACTCTAGCTAATGATTCACGAAACGGTTCACCTGTGAGAATACCTGGGGACTCTGATGCCACCTTTCATGTAAGAGCAGATAGCCTTAAGAGTGTGCAGAGACTGTAACCGGAACACCAGCTCCTAATAAGCCGTTACCTTTTGAGTTTAAAGTACTTGAGGAGTGTATTGAATCTGCTTGCAGGTGCCTTGAATCTGAGGTCTGTACTACCTTAGAACTGCATTTACTTGTCTATCTCTTGCTCATGTCAGGTTGTTGGTTTGAATATCTtcaatttgttatatttatgaATATAGCTCCCCTTTCTTTAGTAtgatgttttctttgtttttttatatatttgacacAAGTCCAGACGCTAGTAAATTCTATATATAGCTTATAAGCTCTATGACTTGTGCCTGTGTTAGACTTCAACATTGGAGGTAGAGGCTTACCCAGCTTTAGATGAATTGACCTCTCAGCTTAGCACACTCAATCTTGAACGTGTTAGACAGATCAAGAGTCGTTTGGTTGAACTCTCCGGTCGTGTGCAGAAGGTATGTAATATTCATCGCCCAACACCTGTCACCATGCACATATGATTTTACATAagaattttggaaaataaatgaaatgaataCACTCTATGATAATATTCTGTAGTACTCAGCAGTGTTCAAATTGATTTGAGCATTAGCAACTAACCGTACCCTTTCATTCTTCTTACATGGATGCCAACATGTAGCAACACTAAACAAGTCTTTAAGCTGTTCAATCGATCTTAAAGAACTTAATTGTAACATTTTGCCTTTCACCGTGGCTATGTGCAACTTCTGGTCGTTTTGGATTGCATTTTGCAAACACACCTGTGAGGTTCTGGTTTCATTGCCCGGTTTTGTTCTTAATTCAATTAGCCACATAAATAGTCCACTATGGGTAGTAGGCTGGTCTGTGCAAGTTTAATCTAGAAGAAATGCTAGGAAAACATTTGGTTGACTCTGTATTGTTGCAAGAATATTTCGGGTGGGAATATAAAGTGTATATTGTGATCAACATGAAAATGTGAAATCCAAAAAGAAGCAAAGTGATTAGATTTGTGGATTCTTTAAGTACGGATTTACTGTATGAACATATTTTTGCACTAATATGGAGTATATGCCTAGGGATATTTTGATTCATTGTTCAATAAAGCTATGTTGTTCTCGAAAAAATAAAACTGGACTAATTCTGGTCTTGGATTTTACAGGTAGCAGATGAACTGGAACATTTGTTGGACGATGATAATGACATGGCTGAAATGTATTTGACGAAAAAGCTTAATGCTCGTTTATGTGATCAATCATCATTAAAATTAGAAGGGTACAATTCCGAATTTGAAGATAACGATCAAaggtaaaaaagtaaaaaccacCAATGTTTGTCTATTTAATAACAGCTATAGTTTGACAAATAAGACTTGAGCTCACAAATCACAATGGTTCCTTTTGTCTTTAGTGATGAATCAAATTCAGAAAAGTATGACAAATTCCTTTGTCCTAAACTTGACGTTGAGGAATTGGAGATGCTTCTAGAGGCATATTTTGCGCAGACAAATGGAATCTTGCAAAGATTGTCTAGTGTAAGTATCGATCTATTGAActcttttatccttttgaacACTAACGAGAAAGATTATTGTAGGttttcagaaaaagaaaaacatttgtgAAAGAGAAATACTTACTAAGTACTGTGCTGCatagaaaggaaagaaattagCAAGAATTAGAATGATTGAAAATAAGGTTgagaaaaatagaatgaatGGAAACAAGTGAGCAAATGAGTAAATTTAGGATTCTAACTTTGTAAGCTTAATAACAGAAATAGAAAAggagtaagaaataaagaaataagaaaaaaaattagtgtttttGATAAAGCACTTTAGTAACTTACAAACTACTTTGACTGATTTATTTATAAGTTAGTTtgacaaaattaactaaaaaaaattgtttcttacACTGGGTAGAAAATCAATTGTGTATTTGAGAGACATGAAAATCGATTTTAATGTGGTAGAGAAAGAAAATCAGTTGTCGTGATGGATGTTGGACATTTAAGAATCAATTGTTGAAtggaaatatttgatttttgttttgaaaattaattatttttcattatatacACCTGTGATAATGgattatcaacaaaaaaaaattgattacttttaatgaaaatcgtattccattgttcatttttatgcaaatttgtaaagaaagaaaatgatataggattcacattttttttatttcttttcctacTATTTCTCTTCTACTAAACGAATTAACGAAGAATAGTGATGgcatttaaaacataaatttcttATCTAAAATACTCACTGATGTATGTGTTATTTGATTAAGTTGAGTGAGTACGTGGATGACAGGGAGGACTACATCAACATAGTGTTGGATGATAAGCAAAATGAGCTTCTGCAGGCAGCAATAATATTCGACACCATAAACATGATACTTAATGTTGGTATTGTGGTGGTAGGATTGTTTGGCATGAATATTTAATGGTCAACCTCGCCAATTTTGGGCTACAACTGGGGGTACATTTGGAGGATGTGCACTTCTATTCCTTGTATGTTTATGGTggggaaagaaaatatattttctctctcactAGAAGGGCAATTACTTGTAATCACTTTACTAATTATTTGAGTAAACTATATTATGGTGATAAATCTGTGCTTTGCTAGATGATAAGTTTAATAACTTTCGGAGTCGCTGCTATAAAAGGGGAAAATAGGAATCACTTGCAATCAGCATGCTACATGTTACTTATTACGATAGGctttcaaataaaattcattcGAGTTATCGAGTAATACTAACAAATGTCTTAAAAGTAGTACTAGCTAACAAATTAATATAGTAAAAACtacagtttaaaaataaaatagaagttgtttgagttttaatttaaaagttttttcaagCTAAGTTTCATTTTATTCACGAAGAGAGAAAGATATGCACTTTGTTAAAAATGTTATTCTaattagtttttctttaaaaaaattatttttttcttttcttttgtaaaagttaaaGTCCTTAATTTTTGCCTCAAAAActccttaatttttaatcacTTTTCTTTAAATGTTGTTGTCCtttttaagaaggaaaaaaagtagGGTAAAACACAACCCAATTGAATTTTTACTATAATTACCCCAAATTGTCCCGCTCACGCCCTAGTTACTTGTAGCATTTTACTCATCATGTTTACTTTTTGCATGCTAAATATTCCTATTATATTCTTGCATCAccccaaaaataattaatggttTAATTTTTCATACAAAATCTGAACTGAAGTACTAAACTTCTTATTAATGCCCGCCCAAATAAGGGTTAATGCTGGGTTCTTTCTTAATCCACTTCGACACTTACCTGGCATGCATACTTTGACCTTTTCAGCCAAGAcaattgaaataaatataaatttcaattaaagctgatattttttaattattatttcctcTGATAATTAAGTGGAGTTATTTCAGatattgtttttcaaaatacatTGACTTGCATAACATGCATCTGACGCGGGTCATGCTGAAGCTAAAATTACAAGCTTCTGCGTCTTTTGCAAAAACATGTGAAAAACTTGAAATTGTGTACGTTTTCAAATTGGAACCAGACACGCACTTGTCCATCTCGGTAATCTATAGTTCCTGCCTGATACttacatttataaatattaagaatttatactggtagttggaaatctttttatttacaaatctaAACAGATACATACACTGGGAGTTTTATATGGGAAAAAATTAGAGTGAAAACATGTCAACTGTGGATCCACGAGTGTAGTTTCTATAAATCTGTGATTATAAACATGGTATAGGTCAGTCCGTGCAATGTAGTCCATTAAAAGGAATCATTCTTCTGTCATTAAAAGGAACCATTCTTCTGTTATGCGTCTCTTCCCACCAGGTCAGAGCCACTAGTTGTCGAGGATTCTATTGATTTGTCCAAGATAATCCCTTCTTTAATCTCATCTGAAGCTGCCAGCTGTTCTACCGTCCTCCCACCCTCAAGACAAACCATGAGATCACCAAGCTGCACAGTTCAAGAATGTATCAAACAGAATGCACATTATAATTCcctatgaaaaagaaaataaggaaaTCGCTATCCTTCACCTGCATTTCCAGGTCCGCTACTCTATCACCCATCAGTCTCGTGGTTTTTTTCTCCCTGGAAAGAAGTACATCACATATCAGTTTACAAACCGTTTGAGCAAATTTGCAATCACTGAAGTTCAAGAAATGGAAATCCATAGGAATTGTGATTACTTGCGTCAAGAAACAGAAATACTTAGCAATTACaaagttgagaaaaaaatatcccTTAAAATGCCAAGCGCACATTAAAGCAGCAACTGGGGACCTTTGGTTTTATTGAACACAAGACATCTTCATACCATATTCTATTTTGAGAAACTAATTAGGATTggcctattttttatttttttgggggggagGGTAAGGTAATATGCATGAGGTAATAGATATTAACCTCCATGTGACCATTGTAcaccaaaatattttattgtgacaaaaatacatcatcaataagaaataaagaaaggaTAAAAGCATACCTCTCTTCAATCGCAAGTATCTTAGTTTTCCAAATGTCCTCATTTTTCACAAGATTCTCATTAAGCTGCAGACACGGACAAAATATAAACATTCGTAAAAAGAATTTCACTCTTTATGATATAGTAATGAGACAATAGAGAAGCCTTAGCTTGGTTATAACTTATGGCATATTACTAAGATTTCTACAAAAGAGAATTCTCAAGAGTGGATTACAACTTACATCATCCAGaaatttcttctctttcttacATCTGTCAATCTTGGACTGAATCTTCTGCTGTTTAAGACTGATAGCCTTCTGAACAGCTTTGGAAATTTTTCTCTCAGATTCTTCTTTTACTTCTTGTAATAAGGATTCAAAATactacaattaatttaatacagAAACAGATTAATCAAtacaagttataaaaaaaaattaatgtgtttatAATATACAGGAGGCAATGTTTTGCAGATTCACAGCAAGGGACAAATGAAGTACACTTACTAATTTTTGGTTTTCAAGTTGAGTAGCAAGCAATTCATTGTACTCATTGACAATCTGTAAAAGAAAGTATATTCATATAATGTGTGAGAAATTAAAAGTCCCCGTAAAGATACATAAATCTAAGAATCGAGCAAATTACTAAATTAATCTTGCAACATTACAGCTTCAACTTTACTATTAAGTATAGCCTCATTCATGGCATTATCTTCACAGCTGCAACTTCCACATCCATTGTCTGCATGCGCACACTGAGTGTTCAGCTCAATCAACTTCCCATCAGTTTTGGACTGAATAAGTCTATGAACATAGTTGTCTCCCACATAATCCCAAACTCGTTTTGTTTCCACTTCTAGGGAATAGCAATGCTGTGTCTCTTTCCAGTGTATTATAGCATGCCCTCCCTTGTATCTGAATCAAGATTTTCCATATGGTTgtaatcaaatcaaatacataaaagaaagaaaaagaataaaacatgACAAAACAAGGGTTCAGTCTCACCTTCCACAGCCAACATACCCACATATAACACATATCCATAGGTTCTCAGTGGTTTGACAAACAAAACATATAGATTTTTCAGCTTGCTGCTGGCAATAGCGGCATACCTGAAATAAAAAGTATCCGAGGTGAAGTGaagtagtataaaataaaatagaaagcaGAGAGTTGGTTGACACTTACAGGACAAGAAGAATCTGCCCATTTAGAAATACAGGAACAATGGAAAGAATGGTTGCATATAGTTGTAAGAATTCCACCGGTGTCCTGATCTAATCGCTCTGCAATAATTCAttcataaataatcaaaatgtaGGAATATTGAATAGTAGTAGGCAAGGCAAATGGATGTACCAAGGCAAACAGGACAAGTAGGCAGTTCAGTTGAAGTAGCATTGGAGGGTTGTGCATGTTCAATGGAGCCAGTGTACTGCACGTCTAATGTGAAAAGAACACGGCAAACCTCAACCTATCATTAGCAAGGGAAATTCATTTGAATCGTATTACCTATGATtacaaaacagaaaagaaatcaTGAAGAGAAATAGAAGAGGAACCTCGAGAGAAGAGAAACGGCGGCCATTGTAGTGCTTGTAGAAGCTGTCGGTGGAGTCTTGATCGTCAAAGCGAACTAAAACACTGTACTGATCCTCCATCCCATCCATCCtatgtaaagaaagaaagaaagaaagaggaagACATCAATATTGCAGATGTGATGGTGATTGTGATTTGTGAGCATGAGAATATGCATATATACCAGTAGCATACCTGACTATGCGCATCTCTAGCATGTGCTGAATGAAGGAACCACAGAACTGGCAGAAATCCGCATAGGTCATGTGATTTGGGACGCCGACAACGCAAACGAGAGGCTTCCGTCCAACCTAACACCAAAACGAAACTTGATTCATTCATTAATTATCATGCGTAAAAGCAGAATATATCGATGGAAGAAGAATAGAAGGAGGATACGGGTAGAGTAGAAGGAGTGTCGTCTGGGAAGAGATGCATGAGGCCACGGGTCTCCTCGATTCTCGGGTTTCCAGAAGAGAAATTGAAGAGAGAGGTGGAGAAGGAGGACGAGGAGGAGGATTCGCTAGGTTCCTCGTCGGAGGGAATCGCTGCTGTGCTTGAAGTTGAACTCCACATCCCTTCCCTTCTCACCTCAACCCACAACACAAGGATCTCTTCCTTCCTCCAAAACccatttatttatctttcacTTCAAAATATTCAACCTTTCAACTCCCAACTCATTTTTAACCAATATTTTatcacttaaataaaataattgcatTCATGCTTATATGTTTTGCTTTTCTGGTTTCCTTGAGAAGGATTAAAACTAGGGTTTACACAGAAATTATAACAACTCTCTTTTTCCCTCTTTATAAAACTCTTTTTGTAATTGacttgaattttattaaaaactagtCATTTACCCGTGCGATGCTCACAATAGAATAAAAGCATACCTCtcatcaatcataaattataacaCACGGGTTGCTCCGCTCCGCTATTTTttgtttagtataaaaaattatttgtattttccaaactatttttttacgAATAAAATGAGTCTTTTGtggtgttttctttttctttgttcttatttaaattatgtaattggaccaacaatttatttattaaaaaaataaataaaaataatttataaactttgataattttatcttattcaactataatttaattaatgaatgagatgtacataaattatattgttatttaatcacaaaattatcataataaatttattattttttataacaattgttTCATAAGTTATACTACGAAAAAATCATGattgattaataataaaaaaaattaacaaattaaaaaagagtaaaagataTGAAAAGAATAATAGTAATATCACATAATTGTGATGAGTTATCTTCTCACAACTTTAAAAgagtttatgtatttttttcaatgCATGTCAATTGTAAACCTCACCAATAATCTATTTGTTCTTACTACTTTGTTTCAGAGTAAGATATTTtgtcataatattaatattccCTAGGTTgttgtatttattatataaaattaattaataatacaaaatctttgataagaaatcaaacttttgaatAAACTTTCGTATACAATTTCTTatactaaaattattatatctattatataaaatttattatactaCTGTCAACTGTtgtgtatattattatattttatctttgagtttgaataattatatatttatatattcttcCTAAAATGAATGATTTTATCCTCTACACCTATAATAATAAAGGAATAATATAtgcacaaattattattatttaatcacaaaattattatataagataaatttattaatttttatagtaagtatatcagaaaaaaatatataatttgttgtatcactaatattattgtatatattatcatattttgtCTTTGGATTTGGATAGCGTTTTCATCCAGTGGAGGTCCTACCATAATAATGAGTCTcagtaatatttatatattcttttaaaatgaatgaaaatgatctataaattttgataattttatcctttttaactataatttaataaatgaataatatatatacatttatattgttatttaatcacaaaattattatatataataaatttattaattttttataacaagtatatcgacaaaaaaaatatcatgtgaaGCAGGCAGATtacaaaacagaaaagaaattaTGGAGAGAAATAGAAGAGGAATCTCGAGAGAAGTGAAACGGCGGCCATTGTAGAAGCTGTCGGTGGTGTCTTATCGTCAAAGCGaattaaaacataaagaaagaagaagacatCAATATTGCAGATGTGATTGCGATTGTGATTTGTGAGCATGAATATGCATATATACCAGTAGCATACCAGACTATGCGCATCTCTAGCATGTGTTGAATGAAGGAACCACAGAACTGGCAGAAATCCGCATAGGTCATGTGATTTGGGACGCCGACAACGCAAACGAGAGGCTTCCATTCATTAATAAAAGGATAGAAGCTTGATTCATTCATTAATTATCATGTGTAAAAGGAGAATATATCGATGGAAGAAGAATAGAAGGAGCATACGGGTAGAGTAGAAGGAGTGTCGTTTCCAGAAGAGAGAGGTGGAGAAGGAGGATTCGCTAGGTTCCTCATCGGACATCCCTTCCCTTCTCACCTCAACCCACAACACA includes these proteins:
- the LOC100809223 gene encoding transcription factor bHLH18; translation: MEENPWGSWSADMEVDDEVVNESLCHTNLFDEEFLRDILQRPQEGAPNLNNSSIMSSLCAQDIKPTTLFPTTYILSFDNSAALLPTETDRDFSSSKLPSSNSRANHGIKKPGSASESLNHIMSERNRRQELTSKFIALAATIPGLKKMDKAHVLREAINYVKQLQERVEELEEDIQKNGVESEITITRSHLCIDDGTNTDECYGPNEALPEVEARVLGKEVLIKIHCGKHYGILLEVMSELERLHLYISASNVLPFGNTLDITIIAQMGDKYNLVAKDLVKELRQVAMMKSCYVQQ
- the LOC100794688 gene encoding BRAP2 RING ZnF UBP domain-containing protein 2 encodes the protein MWSSTSSTAAIPSDEEPSESSSSSSFSTSLFNFSSGNPRIEETRGLMHLFPDDTPSTLPVGRKPLVCVVGVPNHMTYADFCQFCGSFIQHMLEMRIVRMDGMEDQYSVLVRFDDQDSTDSFYKHYNGRRFSSLEVEVCRVLFTLDVQYTGSIEHAQPSNATSTELPTCPVCLERLDQDTGGILTTICNHSFHCSCISKWADSSCPVCRYCQQQAEKSICFVCQTTENLWICVICGYVGCGRYKGGHAIIHWKETQHCYSLEVETKRVWDYVGDNYVHRLIQSKTDGKLIELNTQCAHADNGCGSCSCEDNAMNEAILNSKVEAIVNEYNELLATQLENQKLYFESLLQEVKEESERKISKAVQKAISLKQQKIQSKIDRCKKEKKFLDDLNENLVKNEDIWKTKILAIEEREKKTTRLMGDRVADLEMQLGDLMVCLEGGRTVEQLAASDEIKEGIILDKSIESSTTSGSDLVGRDA